Proteins encoded in a region of the Rutidosis leptorrhynchoides isolate AG116_Rl617_1_P2 chromosome 9, CSIRO_AGI_Rlap_v1, whole genome shotgun sequence genome:
- the LOC139866590 gene encoding protein RMD5 homolog, whose protein sequence is MELNSVKDAFDRVMKKQKVSSSKCQDVIEKINQEIEQALSGPQSSLTNTHHNSIFNELKSKLNDMAPLGQLEGTQKELNLALSKYTKLLEKHFNPDISKSYRNVDFDFHTINEIIASHLYREGLFHIGDSFVNESREEAVVERKTLFLEMYQILESLKSRDVRPALKWATANHDKLQANGSDIELKLHRLQFIKILQHGNRDEALNYARTYLSPFANQHLSEIQKLMGCLLWVGKLESSPYSELLSPTHWAKLAHELAQQFCNHLGESYQSPLSVTIAAGVQGLPTLLKLMNVMTGKKQEWLSMKQLPVPVDLDQDFQFHSIFVCPVSRDQASEDNPPMLMSCGHVLCKQSITKLSKNNSTRPFKCPYCPTEVEVGQCRQLYL, encoded by the coding sequence ATGGAGCTGAATTCTGTCAAAGATGCATTTGACCGTGTTATGAAGAAACAAAAGGTGTCTTCTTCTAAATGCCAGGATGTGATCGAAAAGATCAACCAAGAAATCGAGCAGGCATTATCAGGACCACAATCATCATTAACAAACACTCATCACAACTCCATCTTTAATGAACTGAAATCGAAGTTGAACGATATGGCCCCACTTGGTCAACTCGAAGGCACTCAAAAGGAACTAAATCTTGCATTAAGCAAGTACACAAAGCTTCTAGAAAAACACTTCAATCCAGATATATCAAAGTCTTACAGAAACGTTGACTTTGACTTCCACACAATAAATGAAATAATTGCTAGTCACTTATACCGTGAAGGCCTGTTCCATATCGGTGATTCCTTTGTAAATGAATCTCGTGAAGAAGCTGTTGTCGAGAGGAAAACTCTTTTTCTAGAAATGTATCAAATCCTCGAGTCTTTAAAATCTCGAGACGTGCGCCCCGCTTTGAAGTGGGCCACGGCTAACCATGACAAGCTTCAAGCAAATGGGTCTGACATCGAACTGAAACTTCATCGTCTACAGTTCATAAAGATTCTCCAACATGGAAATCGAGATGAAGCTCTAAATTATGCCCGAACTTATTTATCCCCTTTTGCTAACCAACATTTGTCCGAGATTCAAAAGCTAATGGGATGCCTTTTATGGGTTGGAAAGCTCGAGTCGTCTCCATATTCCGAGCTTCTCTCACCGACCCATTGGGCCAAGTTAGCCCATGAGCTGGCCCAACAGTTCTGCAACCACTTAGGTGAGTCTTACCAAAGCCCGTTAAGCGTGACGATAGCAGCTGGAGTTCAAGGGCTACCGACTTTATTGAAGCTGATGAATGTGATGACAGGAAAAAAACAAGAATGGTTGTCGATGAAACAGTTACCCGTGCCAGTTGACTTGGATCAAGACTTCCAATTTCACTCGATATTTGTTTGTCCCGTGAGCCGTGATCAAGCCAGTGAAGATAACCCTCCGATGCTGATGTCATGTGGTCACGTGCTTTGCAAACAGTCGATAACTAAGCTGTCGAAAAACAACAGCACAAGGCCTTTTAAGTGTCCGTACTGCCCAACAGAGGTGGAAGTGGGTCAATGCAGGCAGTTGTACTTATAA